From one Gemmatimonadaceae bacterium genomic stretch:
- a CDS encoding exodeoxyribonuclease V subunit gamma, which translates to MSPAPGLTLVTARRLTPLLHHVADLLASDPLSPLEREIIVVQSQGMRRWLTLQLADLQGCAGSIDMPFPAAFMHDLATRLGADGATRGPQDEFARDVMTWRIDAALRELPDDAVFAPLQAYLRGSDDRARFGLAERIAGRFDDYQLYRADLLAAWESGDDTPFTAHAAWQAALWRTLCRDAGEGARHAGARLHEALRRLEAGGPRGIRRVTVFGVSTLPPILLELLATLAEHVPVTICSASLTPDTPHPVATSLGMQGREFVGMLRERGATHVALPDASPDTMGLLGRLQWELAGGGDGTAPLVLRADDPSLRIHSAHGEVRQLEIVRDQLLDALAADPTLRPHDLLLLVPDAALWAPLVDAVFGVTDADVPRIPYRIADRPARGEDPAAEALGMLLELQGSRFGHTEVFELLSRALVHESAGLTEAQVDALRTLTSRANVRWGYDATARTSVGLPAYDEATWRASLDRLVLGMAMGQVDDLVLGVLPSAGDTAGDAGAVARLAAWIDRLALMLDGWNASRPVAAWVEAMREAVAFTMGPAAEDDPQAIASVLSLLLRLDQVTDGASYDDVVPFGVVRDWLQQELEGDGFGSGFLTGGMTVAALKPMRSLPFRVIAVLGLDEGIFPRRERRTAFDMLEHEHRAGDRDLRSDDRQLFLDLLLATQDRMILSYTGRAVSDNTPSASSVVLDELLDHLDRRSGGAARQVVRVEHPLQPFSHRYFEAGRDPRLFTFSTAHARSAQASRQERQTEPKFVTAPIVMPPPAATATFELSIRDLAECWCDPSRYFCRHALGFTIGADDGDETGDDEMLMPDRMEQGTIRSDMLKVALSDEADADQHIRLLQAAGGLPPGALGTAWGAALHEPVQEVLAMLPVGYPVQVMPVSVAYADWRVSGTLDGVRGDVRYLLRAGEFRAKHEIRAWIEHIVMCAAAEQGVGGAIPQETVLLGVEKKKGCEFERFAAVPEATALLAELVECARQGREFPLPFFPNAGAAWLAAYVNNANPKRRTERNAREDAVAAYSRNDEYSLPGDSADVHVDLCFRGEDPLDERWHEFEHLVTTLFGPRLPGGVA; encoded by the coding sequence GTGTCTCCTGCACCCGGCCTGACCCTCGTGACGGCGCGGCGCCTGACGCCGCTGCTGCACCACGTGGCGGACCTGCTGGCCTCCGATCCGCTGTCGCCGCTGGAACGCGAGATCATCGTCGTCCAGAGTCAGGGCATGCGGCGCTGGCTCACGCTGCAGCTGGCCGACCTGCAGGGGTGTGCGGGCTCGATCGACATGCCGTTCCCTGCCGCGTTCATGCACGACCTCGCCACCCGCCTCGGCGCCGACGGTGCGACGCGCGGACCGCAGGACGAATTCGCGCGCGACGTGATGACCTGGCGCATCGATGCCGCGCTGCGCGAGCTCCCCGACGATGCGGTGTTCGCCCCGTTGCAGGCGTACCTGCGCGGGAGCGACGACCGGGCGCGATTCGGGCTGGCCGAGCGCATCGCCGGTCGCTTCGACGACTACCAGCTCTATCGCGCCGACCTGCTGGCGGCGTGGGAATCGGGCGACGACACCCCCTTCACGGCGCACGCCGCCTGGCAGGCCGCACTCTGGCGCACGCTCTGCCGGGATGCGGGCGAGGGTGCCCGGCACGCCGGTGCGCGCCTGCACGAGGCGCTGCGCCGGCTGGAGGCCGGTGGACCGCGCGGGATCCGTCGCGTGACGGTGTTCGGCGTGAGCACGCTGCCGCCGATCTTACTCGAGCTGTTGGCCACGCTCGCCGAGCACGTGCCGGTCACGATCTGCTCCGCATCGCTCACTCCCGATACCCCGCACCCGGTGGCCACGTCACTCGGCATGCAGGGCCGCGAGTTCGTGGGGATGCTGCGCGAGCGTGGCGCGACGCACGTGGCGCTGCCCGACGCGAGTCCCGACACCATGGGGCTGCTCGGCCGGTTGCAGTGGGAGCTCGCCGGCGGCGGGGATGGCACGGCGCCGCTGGTGCTGCGTGCCGACGACCCGTCGCTGCGCATCCACAGCGCGCATGGCGAGGTGCGGCAGCTCGAGATCGTGCGTGACCAGCTCCTCGATGCCCTCGCGGCCGACCCGACCCTGCGGCCGCACGACCTGCTGCTGCTGGTGCCCGATGCGGCACTGTGGGCACCGCTGGTGGATGCGGTGTTCGGCGTGACGGATGCGGATGTCCCGCGCATTCCGTACCGGATCGCCGATCGCCCGGCGCGCGGTGAGGACCCTGCGGCCGAGGCGCTGGGGATGCTGCTCGAGCTGCAGGGGTCGCGGTTCGGGCACACCGAGGTGTTCGAGCTGCTGTCGCGTGCATTGGTGCACGAGTCGGCGGGACTGACCGAGGCGCAGGTGGATGCGCTGCGCACGCTCACGTCGCGCGCGAACGTGCGCTGGGGCTACGACGCCACGGCGCGCACGTCAGTCGGCTTGCCGGCGTACGACGAGGCCACCTGGCGCGCGTCGCTCGACCGACTCGTGCTGGGCATGGCCATGGGCCAGGTGGACGACCTGGTGCTTGGCGTGCTGCCGTCGGCGGGGGACACGGCGGGTGATGCCGGTGCCGTGGCGCGGCTGGCCGCGTGGATCGACCGACTGGCCCTGATGCTCGACGGGTGGAACGCGTCGCGGCCGGTGGCGGCGTGGGTCGAGGCGATGCGCGAGGCGGTGGCGTTCACGATGGGCCCAGCCGCCGAGGATGACCCGCAGGCCATCGCGTCGGTGCTGTCGCTGCTGCTGCGCCTGGACCAGGTGACGGACGGTGCGAGCTACGACGACGTGGTGCCGTTCGGCGTGGTGCGCGACTGGTTGCAGCAGGAGCTCGAGGGCGATGGCTTTGGCAGCGGCTTCCTGACCGGCGGCATGACGGTGGCTGCGCTCAAGCCGATGCGCAGCCTGCCGTTCCGCGTGATCGCGGTGCTGGGGCTGGACGAGGGCATCTTTCCGCGCCGCGAGCGTCGCACGGCCTTCGACATGCTGGAGCACGAGCATCGCGCCGGCGACCGCGACCTGCGCAGCGACGATCGCCAGCTCTTCCTGGACCTGCTGCTGGCGACCCAGGACCGGATGATCCTGTCATACACGGGGCGGGCGGTGAGCGACAACACCCCGTCTGCGTCGTCGGTGGTGCTGGACGAACTGCTCGACCACCTCGACCGGCGCTCGGGTGGTGCCGCGCGGCAGGTGGTGCGCGTGGAGCATCCGCTGCAGCCGTTCTCGCACCGCTACTTCGAGGCGGGGCGCGATCCGCGACTCTTCACCTTCTCCACGGCGCACGCCCGCAGCGCGCAGGCCAGCCGCCAGGAGCGCCAGACCGAGCCGAAGTTCGTGACGGCGCCGATCGTGATGCCGCCGCCGGCCGCGACCGCGACCTTCGAGCTGTCGATCCGTGACCTGGCGGAATGCTGGTGCGATCCGTCGCGCTACTTCTGCCGGCATGCGCTGGGGTTCACCATCGGCGCCGACGACGGCGACGAGACCGGTGACGACGAGATGCTGATGCCGGACCGGATGGAGCAGGGCACGATCCGATCGGACATGCTGAAGGTGGCGCTCTCTGACGAGGCGGACGCCGACCAGCACATCCGCCTGCTGCAGGCTGCCGGTGGACTGCCACCCGGCGCGCTCGGCACGGCGTGGGGCGCGGCGTTGCATGAGCCGGTGCAGGAGGTGCTGGCGATGCTGCCGGTGGGCTACCCGGTGCAGGTGATGCCGGTGTCGGTGGCGTATGCTGACTGGCGGGTGAGCGGCACGCTGGACGGTGTGCGCGGCGACGTGCGGTACCTGCTGCGTGCCGGCGAGTTCCGCGCGAAGCACGAGATCCGCGCGTGGATCGAGCACATCGTGATGTGCGCCGCTGCCGAGCAGGGGGTCGGCGGCGCGATCCCGCAGGAGACGGTGCTGCTCGGCGTGGAGAAGAAGAAGGGGTGCGAGTTCGAGCGCTTCGCCGCGGTCCCGGAGGCCACGGCGTTGCTGGCCGAGCTGGTGGAGTGTGCGCGGCAGGGGCGCGAGTTTCCGCTGCCGTTCTTTCCGAACGCCGGAGCGGCGTGGCTGGCGGCGTACGTCAACAACGCCAACCCGAAGCGGCGCACCGAGCGCAACGCGCGCGAGGATGCGGTGGCCGCGTACTCGCGCAATGACGAGTACAGCCTGCCGGGCGACAGTGCCGACGTGCACGTGGACCTGTGCTTCCGCGGCGAAGATCCGCTGGACGAGCGCTGGCACGAGTTCGAGCACCTGGTGACGACGCTGTTCGGACCGCGCCTCCCGGGAGGCGTGGCGTGA
- a CDS encoding DUF4956 domain-containing protein: MIEQDAQRPLLRVVIRVVAWYVATAAAWWAIGRYAPVDWGLLGGNELGALLGGAGRGAIAPTGQESGPALVPTVVAMLAAFATALPVTWIYTYTRHKKGFQQSVVQTFLILPVIVAGIVVLVKHSLALAFSLGGIVTAVRFRTTLDDSKDAANIFVVTGIGLAAAVDPTVAFAISVIYNVLILWLWASDFGRAPALEGRLAGQRLDRVLQHANRTGMFVAKLDDEVLKDLAPEQLEALADRAWRRRKRNAPDADGDERPEYTHMLRVHTSDVEGTRGGCEAEFATLFTRWKYMGRAKGGDGLKVLEYGVAMREDVTPAVVAQALREIPTADVRAVELKK; the protein is encoded by the coding sequence ATGATCGAGCAAGACGCCCAACGTCCACTCCTGCGGGTCGTGATCCGGGTCGTGGCCTGGTACGTCGCCACGGCCGCCGCGTGGTGGGCCATCGGCCGCTACGCCCCGGTGGACTGGGGACTGCTCGGCGGCAACGAACTGGGCGCACTGCTGGGCGGCGCCGGCCGTGGCGCCATCGCGCCCACCGGCCAGGAGTCGGGGCCGGCCCTCGTGCCGACGGTCGTGGCGATGCTCGCCGCCTTCGCCACGGCGCTGCCGGTGACGTGGATCTACACGTACACGCGACACAAGAAGGGCTTCCAGCAGTCGGTGGTGCAGACCTTCCTGATCCTGCCGGTGATCGTGGCCGGCATCGTCGTGCTGGTGAAGCACTCGCTGGCGCTCGCCTTCTCGCTGGGCGGGATCGTCACCGCGGTGCGCTTCCGCACCACGCTCGACGACAGCAAGGATGCGGCGAACATCTTCGTGGTGACGGGCATCGGCCTCGCCGCGGCGGTGGACCCGACGGTGGCGTTCGCGATCTCGGTGATCTACAACGTGCTCATCCTCTGGCTCTGGGCGTCCGACTTCGGGCGCGCCCCCGCCCTCGAAGGACGGCTGGCGGGACAGCGGCTGGATCGCGTGCTGCAGCATGCCAATCGCACCGGCATGTTCGTCGCGAAGCTCGACGACGAGGTGCTGAAGGACCTGGCGCCGGAGCAGCTCGAGGCGCTCGCCGATCGCGCCTGGCGCCGCCGCAAGCGCAATGCCCCGGACGCGGACGGGGACGAGCGTCCCGAGTACACCCACATGCTGCGCGTGCACACCAGCGACGTGGAGGGCACGCGCGGCGGGTGCGAGGCGGAGTTCGCCACGCTCTTCACGCGCTGGAAGTACATGGGCCGCGCCAAGGGGGGCGACGGCTTGAAGGTGCTGGAGTACGGCGTCGCGATGCGCGAGGACGTCACGCCGGCGGTGGTGGCGCAGGCGCTGCGCGAGATCCCCACCGCGGACGTGCGCGCCGTGGAGCTGAAGAAGTGA
- a CDS encoding alkaline phosphatase family protein: MIRRILATAQAVTLLLAPAACARAQATSAPAAPPVPKPTLVVFITIDQLRGDYFTRFGRQFTGGLHRFDVAGAHFTNAMHDHANTETAPGHAATMSGRFPVHTGIAANSAGVNDPGSPLIGSTDPGASPFRFRGTTLLDWMRATNRDTRFLSVSRKDRAAILPIGRAKGNVFWYASNGTFTQSAYYGSTLPKWVRAFNAKQHPLDYAGTSWTPLLADSAYAEPDSVPAEAMGREVTFPHPIPEDPTMAAGILANFPMMDELTLRFALAGVRELQLGGDPRRTDLLAISLSSTDAIGHRYGPESKELHDQLLRVDRYLGAFVDSLFALRDSTRVILALTGDHGVSPFPDGRSTVTPNPGARHVSIAAPFTATLARLAARGVDTLQVALADGGLMVGDTTSFVTAGLSVDSVARALAAELRAIPGVNRVDMLSDLATADTVRDDLARRWLHMYRPGGPVRFVTTLDRFNYWAGVNYATHGTPWDQDAWVPVIFWGAPFTPGKYADTVRVVDMAPTLADVLRITPLEVLDGVVLRQFRHR, translated from the coding sequence ATGATCCGCCGAATCCTCGCGACCGCGCAGGCGGTCACGCTCCTGCTCGCGCCGGCCGCCTGCGCCCGCGCGCAGGCCACCAGCGCCCCTGCCGCACCGCCGGTGCCGAAGCCCACGCTGGTGGTCTTCATCACCATCGACCAGCTCCGCGGCGACTACTTCACGCGCTTCGGACGCCAGTTCACCGGCGGGCTCCACCGCTTCGACGTGGCCGGCGCACACTTCACCAACGCCATGCACGACCATGCCAACACCGAGACGGCGCCAGGCCACGCCGCCACGATGTCGGGCCGGTTCCCCGTGCACACCGGCATCGCCGCGAACAGCGCCGGCGTCAACGACCCGGGAAGTCCGCTGATCGGCAGCACCGACCCCGGTGCCTCCCCGTTCCGCTTCCGCGGGACCACGCTGCTCGACTGGATGCGTGCCACGAACCGCGACACGCGCTTCCTCTCCGTCTCGCGCAAGGACCGCGCCGCCATCCTGCCGATCGGGCGCGCGAAGGGGAACGTCTTCTGGTACGCCAGCAACGGCACCTTCACGCAGAGTGCGTACTACGGGAGCACGCTGCCGAAATGGGTCCGGGCGTTCAATGCGAAGCAACACCCGCTGGACTACGCCGGCACCTCGTGGACGCCGCTGCTCGCCGACTCCGCCTACGCAGAGCCCGACAGCGTGCCGGCCGAGGCGATGGGGCGTGAGGTCACCTTCCCGCACCCGATCCCCGAGGACCCGACCATGGCGGCGGGCATCCTCGCGAACTTCCCGATGATGGACGAGCTCACGCTGCGCTTCGCACTCGCCGGCGTGCGGGAGCTGCAGCTCGGCGGCGACCCGCGCCGCACCGACCTGCTCGCGATCTCGCTCTCCAGCACGGATGCCATCGGCCACCGCTACGGGCCCGAGTCGAAGGAGCTCCACGACCAGCTGCTGCGCGTGGACCGCTACCTCGGCGCATTCGTCGACTCGCTCTTCGCGCTGCGCGACTCCACGCGCGTGATCCTGGCCCTGACGGGTGACCACGGCGTCTCGCCGTTCCCCGACGGCCGCTCCACCGTCACCCCGAACCCCGGCGCGAGACACGTCAGCATCGCGGCCCCGTTCACCGCCACCCTCGCCCGGCTCGCCGCGCGCGGCGTGGACACGCTGCAGGTGGCCCTCGCCGACGGGGGCCTGATGGTCGGCGACACGACGAGCTTCGTCACGGCCGGCCTGTCGGTGGACTCGGTCGCCCGGGCCCTCGCGGCCGAGCTGCGCGCGATTCCCGGCGTGAACCGGGTGGACATGCTCAGCGACCTCGCCACCGCCGACACCGTCCGCGACGACCTCGCCCGCCGCTGGCTGCACATGTACCGGCCCGGTGGCCCCGTGCGCTTCGTCACCACGCTCGACCGCTTCAACTACTGGGCCGGCGTGAACTACGCCACGCACGGCACCCCGTGGGACCAGGATGCGTGGGTGCCGGTGATCTTCTGGGGCGCACCGTTCACGCCGGGCAAGTACGCTGACACGGTGCGCGTCGTCGACATGGCGCCCACGCTTGCCGACGTCCTCCGCATCACGCCGCTCGAGGTGCTCGACGGCGTCGTCCTGCGACAGTTTCGGCATCGCTGA
- the recD gene encoding exodeoxyribonuclease V subunit alpha, with the protein MSDETVTVPDALVLLRELPDVDPADAQLAGTLVRRGAESGERGVAILLAALLVSRALRDGHSAITLPQLARQAGDLQGAAGHAGLAALPLRDESWWRAQLGASPLVGDGTTRAPLVLHGALLQLHRYYAAEQRIGGAIVRLLREPLVDGVPAFSIITGGPGTGKTTQVARTLVAMVQQRPGVRVALAAPTGKAAARLTESIRLQVAAAGAALQADDAVLRALGGLEASTLHRLLRYSGDSDTFRRNAAEPLEHDLVVVDEASMVDVLMLDALLNALRPGARLMLVGDHHQLSSVEAGDVLGVLCRAAEEAGPGAPLHDAVTRLTTSWRFASQAGIGAMATALLDGDGGAAVHAARDAAHGDVDLIEPASVRDALIAPVIPHLERCLAATTVEAALDALEAFRLLAPEREGRLGVRALNVAVERWLARHGRPVTEAWYHGRPVLVTANDYATRVFNGDIGVTWKEDGNVAVHFRGIDGVIRKVAPGRLPSVETAWAMTVHKSQGSEFDDVVVVLPQDESRVMSRELLYTAVTRARRCVTLLGTEAAVRAAAAQVVRRTSGLAAQLQG; encoded by the coding sequence ATGAGTGACGAGACGGTGACCGTGCCCGACGCGCTGGTGCTGCTGCGCGAGCTGCCCGACGTGGACCCGGCGGATGCGCAGCTGGCCGGCACGCTGGTGCGGCGTGGTGCCGAGTCGGGTGAGCGCGGGGTCGCGATCCTGCTGGCGGCGCTGCTGGTGAGCCGCGCGCTGCGCGACGGGCACAGCGCGATCACGCTGCCGCAGCTCGCGCGACAGGCGGGCGACCTGCAGGGGGCGGCTGGTCATGCGGGGCTGGCCGCGCTGCCGCTGCGCGACGAGTCGTGGTGGCGCGCACAGCTCGGCGCGTCGCCGCTGGTCGGCGATGGCACCACCCGCGCGCCGCTGGTGCTGCACGGCGCCCTGCTGCAGTTGCATCGCTACTACGCCGCCGAGCAGCGGATCGGCGGCGCGATCGTGCGGCTGCTGCGTGAACCGCTGGTGGACGGGGTGCCTGCGTTTTCGATCATCACCGGCGGTCCCGGCACCGGCAAGACGACGCAGGTCGCGCGGACTCTGGTGGCGATGGTGCAGCAGCGGCCGGGCGTGCGCGTGGCCCTCGCCGCTCCCACCGGCAAGGCGGCCGCGCGACTCACCGAGTCGATCCGCCTGCAGGTCGCCGCCGCTGGCGCAGCGCTGCAGGCCGACGACGCCGTGCTGCGCGCGCTGGGGGGCCTCGAGGCCAGCACGCTGCACCGGTTGCTGCGCTACAGCGGCGACAGTGACACCTTCCGTCGCAACGCCGCCGAGCCGCTGGAGCACGACCTCGTGGTCGTGGACGAGGCGAGCATGGTGGACGTGCTGATGCTCGACGCGCTGCTGAACGCGCTGCGTCCCGGGGCGCGACTGATGCTGGTGGGCGACCATCACCAGCTCTCGAGTGTCGAGGCGGGCGATGTGCTTGGCGTGCTCTGTCGTGCGGCGGAGGAGGCGGGGCCCGGTGCCCCGCTGCACGATGCCGTGACGCGCCTCACCACCAGCTGGCGGTTCGCGTCGCAGGCGGGAATCGGCGCGATGGCGACGGCGCTGCTCGACGGTGATGGTGGTGCGGCGGTCCACGCGGCGCGCGACGCGGCGCACGGCGACGTCGACCTGATCGAGCCCGCGAGCGTGCGCGATGCGCTGATCGCGCCGGTGATCCCGCACCTCGAGCGCTGCCTGGCGGCGACCACGGTGGAAGCGGCGCTGGATGCGCTGGAGGCGTTCCGCCTGCTCGCGCCGGAGCGCGAGGGGCGCCTGGGGGTGCGCGCGCTGAACGTGGCGGTGGAGCGATGGCTGGCGCGCCATGGTCGCCCGGTGACCGAGGCGTGGTACCACGGCCGCCCGGTGCTGGTGACCGCCAACGACTACGCCACGCGCGTGTTCAACGGCGACATCGGCGTGACGTGGAAGGAGGACGGGAACGTGGCCGTGCACTTCCGCGGCATCGATGGCGTGATCCGCAAGGTCGCGCCGGGGCGCCTGCCGTCGGTCGAGACGGCCTGGGCGATGACCGTCCACAAGTCGCAGGGCTCGGAGTTCGACGACGTGGTGGTGGTGCTGCCGCAGGACGAAAGCCGGGTGATGAGCCGCGAGTTGCTCTACACCGCCGTGACGCGCGCGCGGCGCTGCGTCACGCTGCTGGGCACCGAGGCGGCAGTGCGCGCGGCAGCCGCGCAGGTGGTGCGACGCACGAGCGGGCTGGCGGCGCAGCTGCAGGGCTGA
- a CDS encoding UvrD-helicase domain-containing protein: MTAPVPGGVMLPFDSLTVPLLDGVTLVEASAGTGKTFAITRLVLRLLLEQRVASLSEILVVTFTEKATQELVTRIRTVLRRTDRIFSDAAAVAAPGEDDLFALRDQHGEAGARIIRDALGSMDDLGVSTIHGFCQRVLAESALETRVPFRTTFVEDETEPLLRAALDWTRLRALADVDAARQLVAAARPLHDLVKAFVVPFRRQASTTLELEATDPSQLLAADFTRTVSGAFDREKQRRHLFGFDDLLRSLSRVLRDEGPDGALARRIRSRYRAALIDEFQDTDDTQFPIFKIAFDGCPLFLIGDPKQSIYRFRGADIGAYLEASVSATHRYTLLRNFRSTPATVRAVGQLFTRAPRPFRYEDDRIGFPLVTAATAPEPPAALATDGRAALHWWWVDRSLNNDKPVSKDTARSIILRATANEIVRLLGAKVPSRCIAVLLRANSEAREMKRELDAAGVPAVISGADDVLDSDEANEIARLAAAIASPYDHRDVASALATRLWGSDASEIAGAVGDGGELEWSRITDRFAALRELWRSRGVSAALGAVLAERRTAERLLATPDGERRMTNVRHVIELLHDASATDGVSLESVGAWLARERTVANTPGRRELRLETDSEAVQLLTIHKAKGLEFDIVFCPTLWNSYGERAGPLGLMPASARTADGDAVLDLGSARHAARLAAMRAEDEAEMQRVAYVALTRAVHRCYVAFGEIGRGDPVSATAKKAKASGAAVAGAPDAASKSALGWLLRPEQDGVSRLDVLQALVADSDGTMSLESLDWQEVEYAEPAGDDAPDRGATPLSLPRGQLDTWRLSSFTGLVSDAHTEATRDVADVAVLPEVVTPPTGFRAFPAGTQAGIALHDIFERLDFTRADDDAVRTMVARSLLAHGLAGGDDIAESRLDDVVAMVRRTCSAPIPGAGFALADVPKSASLREWRFDLSVQTTSVRRVADALEAHGSPHARAYAPVLRTLRESSLPGYLGGVIDLAFEHEGRWWIVDWKSNQLGAADSRYEPGVMGEVMMQAHYTLQYHIYLVALHRLLRVRVRDYDPARHWGGVAYVFLRGIDGEGERGWFRDTPTPALLQALDDALGRRT, translated from the coding sequence GTGACGGCGCCCGTGCCCGGTGGCGTGATGCTGCCGTTCGATTCGCTCACCGTGCCGCTGCTGGACGGCGTGACGCTGGTCGAGGCGAGCGCCGGCACCGGCAAGACGTTCGCCATCACGCGACTGGTGCTGCGCCTGCTGCTGGAACAGCGCGTGGCGTCGCTGTCGGAGATCCTGGTGGTCACCTTCACCGAGAAGGCCACGCAGGAGCTGGTCACGCGCATTCGCACCGTGCTGCGGCGCACCGATCGCATCTTCAGCGACGCCGCGGCGGTCGCGGCACCGGGCGAGGACGACCTGTTCGCGCTCCGCGACCAGCATGGTGAGGCGGGCGCACGGATCATCCGTGATGCCCTTGGTTCGATGGACGACCTGGGCGTCTCGACGATCCATGGCTTCTGCCAGCGCGTCCTGGCCGAGAGTGCGCTGGAGACGCGGGTGCCGTTCCGCACCACGTTCGTGGAGGACGAGACCGAGCCGCTGCTGCGAGCCGCGCTCGACTGGACGCGGCTGCGCGCGCTCGCGGATGTGGACGCAGCGCGACAGCTGGTGGCCGCCGCGCGCCCGCTGCACGACCTCGTGAAGGCGTTCGTGGTGCCGTTCCGCCGGCAGGCCTCCACCACCCTCGAGCTCGAGGCCACCGACCCGTCGCAGCTGCTGGCGGCAGACTTCACGCGCACGGTCAGCGGGGCGTTCGATCGCGAGAAGCAGCGTCGCCACCTGTTCGGCTTCGACGACCTGCTGCGCAGCCTCTCGCGTGTGCTGCGCGACGAGGGCCCCGATGGTGCGCTCGCGCGGCGGATCCGTAGCCGCTATCGCGCTGCACTGATCGACGAGTTCCAGGACACCGACGACACGCAGTTCCCGATCTTCAAGATTGCATTCGACGGCTGCCCGCTGTTCCTGATCGGCGACCCGAAGCAGTCGATCTACCGCTTCCGCGGCGCCGACATCGGCGCCTATCTCGAGGCGTCGGTATCGGCCACGCACCGCTACACGCTGCTGCGCAACTTCCGCAGCACGCCGGCCACCGTGAGGGCCGTGGGGCAGCTGTTCACCCGCGCGCCGCGCCCGTTCCGCTACGAGGACGACCGGATCGGGTTCCCGCTGGTCACTGCGGCGACCGCACCCGAGCCACCGGCCGCCCTCGCCACCGATGGCCGCGCCGCGCTGCACTGGTGGTGGGTGGACCGATCGCTCAACAACGACAAGCCGGTGAGCAAGGACACCGCCCGCTCGATCATCCTGCGGGCGACGGCGAACGAGATCGTGCGGCTGCTCGGGGCGAAGGTGCCGAGCCGGTGCATCGCGGTGCTGCTGCGCGCCAACAGCGAGGCGCGCGAGATGAAGCGCGAGCTGGATGCCGCCGGTGTGCCGGCCGTCATCAGCGGCGCCGATGACGTGCTCGACTCCGACGAGGCCAATGAGATCGCGCGACTGGCTGCAGCGATCGCCTCGCCGTACGACCACCGCGACGTGGCGTCGGCGCTGGCCACGCGGCTCTGGGGCAGCGATGCGAGCGAGATCGCCGGCGCGGTGGGTGACGGCGGCGAGCTGGAATGGAGTCGCATCACCGACCGGTTTGCCGCCCTGCGCGAGCTGTGGCGCTCGCGTGGCGTGTCGGCGGCGCTCGGCGCCGTGCTGGCGGAGCGGCGCACGGCCGAGCGCCTGCTCGCCACGCCCGATGGCGAGCGACGCATGACCAACGTCCGTCACGTGATCGAGCTGCTGCACGACGCGAGCGCCACCGACGGCGTGAGCCTCGAGTCGGTGGGGGCGTGGCTGGCGCGCGAGCGCACCGTCGCCAATACGCCGGGACGACGCGAGCTGCGCCTCGAGACCGACAGCGAGGCGGTGCAGCTGCTCACCATCCACAAGGCGAAGGGGCTGGAGTTCGACATCGTCTTCTGCCCGACGCTCTGGAACAGCTACGGCGAGCGTGCCGGCCCGTTGGGCCTGATGCCCGCCAGTGCACGCACTGCCGACGGTGATGCGGTGCTGGACCTGGGCTCGGCGCGCCATGCGGCGCGACTGGCCGCGATGCGCGCAGAGGACGAGGCGGAGATGCAGCGCGTGGCGTACGTGGCGCTGACGCGTGCGGTGCACCGGTGCTACGTGGCGTTCGGCGAAATCGGACGTGGTGATCCCGTGAGCGCGACAGCGAAGAAGGCAAAGGCGAGCGGTGCGGCGGTGGCCGGTGCGCCGGATGCCGCCAGCAAGTCGGCGCTCGGCTGGCTGCTGCGCCCGGAGCAGGACGGTGTCTCGCGCCTGGACGTGCTGCAGGCGCTGGTCGCCGACTCCGACGGCACGATGAGCCTCGAGTCACTGGACTGGCAGGAGGTGGAGTATGCCGAGCCAGCGGGCGACGACGCGCCGGACCGCGGTGCGACACCGCTGTCGCTGCCGCGTGGACAGCTGGACACGTGGCGCCTGAGCAGCTTCACCGGACTGGTGTCCGATGCACACACCGAGGCGACGCGCGACGTGGCCGATGTTGCCGTGCTGCCCGAGGTGGTCACGCCGCCCACGGGGTTCCGCGCATTCCCTGCCGGCACGCAGGCCGGTATCGCGCTGCACGACATCTTCGAGCGGCTCGACTTCACGCGCGCCGACGATGACGCGGTGCGCACGATGGTTGCGCGCTCGTTGCTGGCGCACGGGCTTGCCGGCGGCGACGACATTGCCGAGTCGCGGCTGGACGACGTGGTGGCGATGGTGCGCCGGACGTGCAGCGCGCCGATCCCCGGTGCCGGCTTCGCGCTGGCCGATGTGCCGAAGTCCGCCTCGCTCCGGGAGTGGCGGTTCGACCTGTCGGTGCAGACCACGTCGGTGCGGCGCGTCGCCGACGCGCTGGAGGCGCACGGATCACCGCATGCGCGTGCCTACGCGCCGGTGCTCCGCACGCTGCGCGAATCGTCACTGCCGGGCTACCTGGGCGGCGTGATCGACCTCGCGTTCGAGCATGAGGGGCGTTGGTGGATCGTGGACTGGAAGTCGAACCAGCTCGGTGCCGCCGACAGCCGCTACGAACCCGGCGTGATGGGTGAGGTGATGATGCAGGCGCACTACACGCTACAGTACCACATCTACCTGGTGGCGCTGCATCGGCTGCTGCGCGTGCGCGTGCGCGACTACGATCCCGCACGCCACTGGGGCGGCGTGGCATACGTCTTCCTCCGCGGCATCGATGGCGAGGGGGAGCGTGGCTGGTTCCGCGACACGCCCACGCCGGCGCTGCTGCAGGCGCTGGACGACGCACTGGGGCGGCGCACATGA